Proteins from a single region of Flavobacterium sp. YJ01:
- a CDS encoding ABC transporter ATP-binding protein, giving the protein MSNFKKIVPFIYPYKKYAFLNIFFNVLYALFSTLSFVSLIPMIQVLFDQAKRNTIKPVYTGISEIQTYAQNSLSYFITTTTDTYGSGHTLGIMVAGIITIFLLKNLCDYLAMFFINFLRNGILRDMRNAMYKKTLELPLAFYSEKRKGDVISRISGDINEVQTSFLAILELIVKEPLTIIFTVCAMLYISVKLTIFVFIFIPISGYLISLIGKQLKKQSTKAQQEQGTFLSTIEETIGGLKVVKGYNSENYFNSVFQNSTERFFKLSNNIGNRQNLASPASEFMGILVITVLLWFGGQMVLIDKSLDPASFIGYMSLAYNILTPAKAISKASYGVKRGNAAAERVLEVLEQENTITNKENAIEKTSFDSEINIQNITFKYEETSVLKDFSLQIKKGQTVALVGQSGSGKSTIANLLTRFYDVNEGIISIDGINIKDLTLHSLRDLMALVTQDIILFNDTIKANVALGKLDATDDEIIEALKIANAYDFVKDLPKGIYTNIGDSGSKISGGQKQRLSIARAVLKNPPIMILDEATSALDTESEKFVQVALENMMQNRTSIVIAHRLSTIQKADLIVVMQKGKIVEQGTHEELIVKNGTYNKLVTMQSLES; this is encoded by the coding sequence ATGAGTAATTTTAAAAAAATAGTTCCTTTTATATATCCATATAAAAAATACGCATTCTTAAACATTTTCTTTAATGTTCTGTATGCACTTTTTAGCACACTTTCTTTTGTATCATTAATTCCAATGATTCAAGTTTTATTTGATCAAGCTAAAAGAAATACTATAAAGCCCGTATATACTGGAATTAGCGAAATCCAAACATATGCACAAAATTCTTTAAGCTATTTTATCACAACTACAACCGACACATACGGATCAGGACATACTCTTGGCATAATGGTCGCTGGTATTATTACCATCTTTTTATTGAAAAATTTATGCGATTATCTTGCAATGTTTTTTATCAATTTCTTACGAAATGGAATCTTAAGAGATATGCGAAATGCGATGTACAAGAAAACGCTTGAACTTCCTTTGGCATTTTATTCTGAAAAAAGAAAAGGTGACGTTATTTCAAGAATATCTGGAGACATTAACGAAGTTCAAACTTCTTTTCTAGCTATTCTGGAACTTATCGTAAAAGAGCCATTAACCATAATTTTTACGGTTTGTGCAATGCTTTACATCAGTGTTAAACTGACTATTTTTGTTTTTATTTTTATTCCTATTTCAGGTTATTTAATTTCTTTAATTGGAAAACAGTTAAAAAAACAATCCACTAAAGCGCAACAAGAACAAGGAACTTTTTTATCTACAATTGAAGAAACAATTGGCGGATTAAAAGTGGTTAAAGGATATAATTCTGAAAACTATTTTAATAGTGTTTTTCAAAACTCTACAGAACGATTCTTCAAATTATCTAACAATATCGGAAACAGACAGAACCTCGCATCTCCAGCAAGCGAGTTTATGGGGATTTTGGTTATTACTGTTTTATTGTGGTTTGGAGGACAAATGGTTTTAATTGATAAATCACTGGACCCAGCATCTTTCATCGGATATATGTCTTTAGCTTACAATATCTTAACTCCTGCAAAAGCAATTTCTAAAGCTTCTTACGGAGTAAAAAGAGGTAACGCTGCGGCAGAACGTGTTTTAGAAGTTTTAGAACAAGAAAACACAATCACAAATAAAGAAAATGCGATTGAAAAAACTTCTTTTGACAGCGAAATCAATATTCAAAATATCACCTTTAAATATGAAGAAACTAGCGTTCTAAAAGATTTTTCTCTTCAAATTAAAAAAGGACAAACTGTTGCTTTGGTTGGACAATCTGGAAGCGGAAAAAGTACAATTGCAAATTTATTAACTCGTTTTTACGATGTAAATGAAGGAATAATTTCTATTGATGGAATTAACATTAAAGACTTGACTTTGCACTCGCTTAGAGATTTAATGGCGTTGGTTACACAGGATATTATTTTGTTTAACGATACCATTAAGGCAAATGTTGCATTAGGAAAACTTGACGCAACCGATGACGAAATTATCGAAGCGCTTAAAATTGCCAACGCTTACGATTTTGTAAAAGATCTGCCAAAAGGAATTTACACTAATATCGGAGACAGCGGAAGCAAAATTTCTGGTGGACAAAAACAACGTTTATCAATTGCTCGTGCAGTACTGAAAAACCCACCGATTATGATTTTAGACGAAGCAACTTCGGCATTGGACACAGAAAGCGAAAAATTTGTTCAGGTTGCACTTGAAAACATGATGCAAAATAGAACTTCAATTGTAATTGCTCACCGACTTTCGACTATCCAAAAAGCAGATTTGATTGTGGTAATGCAAAAAGGAAAAATTGTTGAGCAAGGAACTCATGAAGAATTAATTGTAAAAAACGGAACTTACAATAAATTGGTAACGATGCAGTCTTTAGAATCGTAA